DNA from Vanessa tameamea isolate UH-Manoa-2023 chromosome 19, ilVanTame1 primary haplotype, whole genome shotgun sequence:
TccaacattacaaaataatgatgACTTCATTTTACTTGAAACGTACAAGTGTTGGAAAGCTCTCCAAGACTGCTGGTCAGATGGTATCTACATCGAGGCTTTAGCACACAAGTTCTGGAAGCTATCACTTCAATTGTTGTGCAGATATACTACATGGATAACTAGTATTTGTTCTgaagtaagtttaaattaaaaaaatttaatcatgtggaatttatatcaattgatttttttttattgtgaactGGTCCATTTGTTTTCATCTAAATTACCTACCCAGAGTTTGTAGAGGTTATCTAGTTTAAAAAcatgcttgttttttttttaaaacaaaattattttttaaattagtaggtAGTTCCTGGAACAAACTTTACAATGTTagtgtatgtaaataatgtttaaccTTTTCAGCAAACTGCCTCTCCTAAGTTGGAATCAACAggtattaacaaaaatttaattgacaacTGTATATTCTTATATCTCGATAGTTCAACATTGGCACAAcaattaactaaattgttaaTCACTGTTGAAAGCAAAACGCCAAATAAAAGTAGAGAATTAATAAGAGAAAGCTTAAAACCCACTGAAGAATTGTTACAAGgaacaaaagttaaaataagCGAATGTATAGTTAATGAATTATTTGAGTATTTCAATGTACAGTTAAAACAAGTAAGTGACATACCAAGATTATATAGAAAGACAAACCGTAGCATACCAACGAAGCCCTGTAATTATATAGATGTTATAGCAAGATCAATGCAAGAATTCAGTGAAGATGCTACTAAGAGACTTGATAAATCATTTTTAGTTgaactatataatatgttattcaaTGTTATGACTATTTCGTaagtatcttattatttataaaaacataaatcagtCTCACTTTTATTAATTCCACATAATAATTgctatcttaattatattttcagatattataaatatgttgaaGATGTGTTAGTGTCTGTGCAAAGAACTGAAGAATCTTTAAGAAGACTAAAGCAAATTCGAGATATGGCTTCTCCTCAGAGTAATGACAGCTCAGGCATCACAGATGGCGACAAGATTAGATTACAACTGAATGTGGATGTTGTTTCATATACTAAGTTGGCAGAAACCCTTCTGGTAGATGTAAATAGTGTGCACAAATTAGCCGATTTATCTTCTATGGTTACAgatgctgtaaaaaatataaatattaaatgatatgcCCAGTTGTATACTCATGCTTTTAACTTAATATcctataaataaggtataaataaaaatatttttataacataaacatgTATTTGatcagtttaataaaaattgtatgattTGAAAAAATAGAAACCATTCACTtatcacttaaaataattaacaagatAAAATCTTACTAATACTATTTGTGtggaacaaaatatttcaagagtGTGTTAGGCTTtgctttatttacatttctagGGCTACTTCTGGGCACCTCTGAGCTCGAGGGATTTTTCCACATGGCTTTTAGTTCCTGTTGCATTTCATCAGGAAGAGCACTAAATACTTCTTTATCAACATAACTTGGACAGTCATCACAATTAGCTCCTTCTGCCACATCTTTCATAGTATCTGAGGTGTCTGAGAGATTATCTTTTGCTGGGCTTGCTCGAGGTGTGAGAGACCTGTCCCTAGAACTTAACCGGAGTTCTGATACTTTTTCCAGCTCCTTTGAATTAAGCCTGAGCTCACCAACTTTCAACTTACTGGGGGATGCAACCTCTTCTTTTGACAAACACCTTCTCTTTGCTATCCAATTGACTTTTTTGGGCTTTTTAGGTGACGGTTCCACTTCACCATCTGAAAGATCAGTTGTTGTACTACTACTAGGTGATGCAGCGGAGTAATCCATTGAGGAGGCTGATGTGTCACAATCATTCTGTATATTGAGAACTGACTGGACAGATATGTCATTCATTAAATAGTTGACAATTGAACTTCTACCAGTCATACGCTCTTGGAATTTTGTAAACGCCAGTCCTACTAAAGTTAAATGGAATGGTTTAGATAAGTCAATGAGCTTATTGAATAGTCTCATTATCATGCTCATCAGTTTTTGTTGGCCGGCTTCAGTTACTGTCAATGTCCCACTGTTTATTGTAAAGATCGAGGGAGACACTTGACATTGTCTGGACTCTCTGTGACTACTCAACCTTTTTACATCTTTCTTTCGTAATGTTACTCTAAGTGAAACTGGAATGCGTCCATCTTCCCTTACTAATATTAGCAATCTCTGTAACAATGCCCCAAATTTCTCTTCAACTTCACTTTTTACACTGACAGTCTTAAAGCTATCTTCTAAACCTATACTCTGTGGTCTACCTGATTGCTTCACTGGAGTATTATCTTCGCCTGCGCTTAAACTTTTCAATCTAACTGCCATGTCACCACTGAAATGCTTCTTCAGAACATCTAAAGATACTTCTTGTAGGTCActtactgtaattattttttgagaAATGAGAGCTTCGGCAGTCTTTGAACCAATACTTGGTATTGAACGAACACTTTGAAATGTAGTCATAAAAGTGGCCCCATGTTCAGGAAATACAGTTGTTTGGTCATTTGGCTTTTTGAATGGACAAACTAGTTTAGCCAAAAGTTTGTTGTGAGCTATTCCAGCACAAGTTGTAAAACctaactcatcatatattttatgtctcATTTCATTGGCTATTTGTGATGCTACTTTTAATCTCCTATGGCAGCCACAGAGACACTCTGAGCTTGACTCAGAGAAAACATGACCAGATAGTGTGATGCTTGttacatttaaagtttttaatttttcctgTACTAAATTTGTGACGTCAATAAAATTTTCGTCCATGCCTAGTTTTTCAACTGGACATTTCCAACTCtgaagtaaagtaaatattttattcgaggcGGCCCTGTAGTCGTGCAAGTCCTCACCACTGACTAACTTTAAGTTTGGACATACTTTCAACGCGTCTGAAACGAGCATGCATTTTCGTATACCGAACTTCCTAGCTTCATAATTGCTGGTCACTACGATGTTTTTCTGTTGAATTCCTAGTGGAAGGGATCGCAATTCTGGTTTCCGCACCATCTCTACTTGAGCGTAAAAACAATCGAcatctatatgtataatactctTGGAATGGTCGCTTGAGACTTCAGTAAAAGTAGAGCTGCTCGTTTCCATGTTCCTGTGGATTATTCACACAGTTTCATCATAATTTACTTTGTTCCGACTTAAGTTTTACCTGTTGCGATAGAATGTTATATTGTGAGTCAGAACCTTACCTGTCGTCCATGCTttgacataaatttataaaataagttaaatagtaaataagtaCAGAATATAActaggtaattattatttttctttcataaattccaaaatattgatattttagatCGGACAATCACGACACATCAACAGAGACAATGTTGCcaagtaattgtatttaatagtgCTGCCAATGATATTGCTTACAATCAGTTGCACTCATCATTCAACTAGAATTCTCAAAATTCCCCGTTTGATACTTGCTACCCTTTCTCGATATAACcaaaaagttgtttatcaaaatgcagtaatcataaaaatattacgtatatcaatttatactttatatatttacgtttttaatcaaaaatattaaacctcaaaaatatagaattaaataacaaGTGCTGCGTATTATAAGTATCAATCTTAATATTTAGTTCATGATTTTATTGATGACGgaattattagataaaaaatttaaaaatatatataaacatatattgttttaactttctaataaaatgatttatccCAAAAATATGACTATTagattgtaatatatatgtatggctATGTCAATactctaaattatatatttagagagaaaaatgatgataatatgaaattaattaatattacttttaaacaatttaaatatttatttataaaacgcgGTTTACAGTTGTAATACGCTACAATTATccaaacattgtttttttttattaaacgtcaTTTATTTGTCAAATTCGACTGTCATTTTCACACGAAAGTGGGTGTTCGATACGGTACTAGATTTaccaaataaacaattaaagtgTAACGAGAAAGAGTTATGACCTCTTGAAACCTAGTCATGGAGGGGCTGCCTTCTGGTGATGTTCAAGCCAAATATCAAAAATTAGCAGCAGAGTATTCTAAGGTATAGTACTTATTTATACAGCGGACTACTGGTATCGGCAATTGGTGTAAATTTACTGTTTCCGTTCACAGTTGAGGGTTCACGTGAAAGTATTAAAGAAGGGTGTCCTAGATGAACAAGCAAAGTCAAATGAATTACGGGAAGTATTAAAAGATAAAGAGAAATCGTTAAGAAAAGGAGAATTAGAGATAGATTCATTAACGTTTAGAAACCAGCAATTGACGCGGCGCGTTTCCGTCCTTCAAGATGAACTTGATCTTCTTCAGGTAAACTCTATGAACAATATAACAatagaaaatgtatattaatcatataatgaAATGTGTCTgacgaaatattttgattaatatattaataattgtgtataaataaatgatacaaaCTATTCTAAGTGTACTTTTGTGTTGTTCCATTTGTTTGTTACCATCTTTATGATTTAGGATTAAATCATcatattatgcaaatattta
Protein-coding regions in this window:
- the LOC113397020 gene encoding DNA polymerase iota, giving the protein MDDRNMETSSSTFTEVSSDHSKSIIHIDVDCFYAQVEMVRKPELRSLPLGIQQKNIVVTSNYEARKFGIRKCMLVSDALKVCPNLKLVSGEDLHDYRAASNKIFTLLQSWKCPVEKLGMDENFIDVTNLVQEKLKTLNVTSITLSGHVFSESSSECLCGCHRRLKVASQIANEMRHKIYDELGFTTCAGIAHNKLLAKLVCPFKKPNDQTTVFPEHGATFMTTFQSVRSIPSIGSKTAEALISQKIITVSDLQEVSLDVLKKHFSGDMAVRLKSLSAGEDNTPVKQSGRPQSIGLEDSFKTVSVKSEVEEKFGALLQRLLILVREDGRIPVSLRVTLRKKDVKRLSSHRESRQCQVSPSIFTINSGTLTVTEAGQQKLMSMIMRLFNKLIDLSKPFHLTLVGLAFTKFQERMTGRSSIVNYLMNDISVQSVLNIQNDCDTSASSMDYSAASPSSSTTTDLSDGEVEPSPKKPKKVNWIAKRRCLSKEEVASPSKLKVGELRLNSKELEKVSELRLSSRDRSLTPRASPAKDNLSDTSDTMKDVAEGANCDDCPSYVDKEVFSALPDEMQQELKAMWKNPSSSEVPRSSPRNVNKAKPNTLLKYFVPHK